The Snodgrassella alvi wkB2 genome window below encodes:
- a CDS encoding tRNA dihydrouridine synthase, translated as MQGLIDAPMRDLLTRIGGFDVCVTEFVRITHTIHGRSIWLKYMPELTNNNQTQAGTAVAVQILGSDAENMALNAQKVVELGATHIDLNFGCPAPTVNQHQGGAVLLQYPDKIEQIVAKVRKSLPDKIMLSAKMRLGYENKDLALDCAQAIEQGGAEQLTVHARTKIEGYRPPAHWEWIGRINQTVCIPVIANGDVFTLADYQKIRAVSNCTDVMLGRGAIQCPDLARQIAAYNHGQIISALSWQEILPWIDDFFNSCCDKAAKGSAYPVSRLKQWLGMLKLNYPEAGKLFTQLRTLTAVNQISQVLNQQLEESQNIV; from the coding sequence ATGCAGGGATTAATAGATGCGCCAATGCGCGATCTATTAACACGCATTGGCGGATTTGATGTTTGTGTTACTGAATTTGTGCGCATAACTCATACCATTCATGGTCGCTCTATCTGGCTGAAATATATGCCTGAACTGACAAATAATAATCAAACTCAGGCTGGTACTGCTGTAGCCGTACAGATATTAGGAAGCGATGCAGAAAATATGGCACTGAATGCTCAAAAGGTAGTTGAACTTGGGGCTACACATATTGATTTAAATTTTGGTTGCCCGGCTCCTACAGTTAACCAGCATCAGGGTGGTGCAGTTCTCCTGCAGTATCCAGATAAAATTGAACAAATAGTAGCCAAAGTACGCAAAAGCCTGCCAGATAAAATTATGCTGAGTGCCAAAATGCGTCTGGGTTATGAAAATAAAGATCTGGCTCTAGATTGTGCACAGGCCATAGAACAGGGTGGTGCAGAGCAGCTAACAGTACATGCACGTACAAAAATCGAAGGTTACCGGCCTCCCGCTCATTGGGAATGGATAGGACGTATTAATCAGACAGTTTGTATTCCGGTTATTGCTAATGGTGATGTATTTACACTGGCTGATTATCAGAAAATCCGTGCTGTTAGTAATTGTACAGATGTTATGCTGGGACGCGGGGCAATTCAATGTCCGGATCTGGCGCGGCAAATTGCTGCCTATAATCATGGGCAAATAATATCTGCTCTATCATGGCAAGAAATTCTGCCGTGGATTGATGATTTTTTTAATAGTTGCTGTGATAAAGCCGCCAAGGGTTCTGCTTATCCGGTATCCAGACTAAAGCAATGGCTGGGCATGCTTAAATTAAATTACCCTGAAGCAGGAAAGTTATTTACCCAGCTGCGTACTTTAACAGCCGTTAATCAAATCAGTCAGGTTCTTAATCAGCAATTAGAAGAAAGCCAGAATATTGTATGA
- a CDS encoding phosphate/phosphite/phosphonate ABC transporter substrate-binding protein codes for MTINFLIAPDFPPEYYAGWHFLNTRLQRLIDAPVHLSMASNAEEEQQEIDKDNVDIIYANPFNASKLIRELGYLPVVKPVNCFDEMVIASSADSEIKSLADIKPGMSILCTENYDVKLIALRLLEAVDIEEKDLTWIKSESFAAVARGLIQNQGNIGLFMSSAYHKLTAITRSRLNLLIESKINDLYHLILLHPRNAEMLENLQNAFSTMHDTPAGEMLLEDLGLNDGFEVLKKEDVELLIDLIETLRD; via the coding sequence ATGACTATCAATTTTTTAATTGCCCCAGATTTTCCTCCTGAATACTATGCCGGATGGCATTTTCTTAATACTCGCCTGCAACGGCTGATTGATGCACCGGTGCATTTATCAATGGCCAGCAATGCTGAAGAAGAACAGCAGGAAATTGATAAGGATAATGTTGATATTATCTATGCTAATCCGTTCAATGCTTCCAAGCTCATTCGCGAACTTGGTTATTTGCCGGTAGTAAAGCCTGTCAATTGTTTTGATGAGATGGTTATTGCCAGTAGTGCAGACAGTGAGATCAAATCACTTGCCGATATCAAGCCCGGTATGTCAATTCTGTGTACCGAGAATTACGATGTTAAACTAATTGCTTTGCGACTGTTGGAAGCCGTAGATATAGAAGAAAAAGATTTAACATGGATTAAAAGTGAATCTTTCGCAGCTGTTGCCCGCGGACTGATACAGAATCAGGGTAATATTGGTTTATTTATGTCCTCTGCCTATCATAAATTGACTGCTATTACACGAAGTCGCTTAAATCTTTTAATTGAAAGTAAAATCAATGATTTATATCATTTGATTTTATTGCATCCGCGTAATGCAGAAATGCTGGAAAACTTACAGAATGCATTTAGTACTATGCATGATACTCCGGCTGGTGAAATGCTGCTGGAGGACTTGGGTTTAAATGACGGCTTTGAAGTATTGAAAAAAGAAGATGTGGAATTATTAATCGATCTGATTGAAACATTACGCGATTAA
- a CDS encoding PAS domain-containing protein — MISPMKVPEIEHRTFELTHYDGVKRTVYCTDVETEFPDGCLITSRTDLKGIITHANEVFVHMSGWSRDELMGAEHYILRHPDMPKVAYKDLWDTVEQGKKWHGYVKNLRKDGGFYWVYATIVPNIRDGVIEGYTSVRRKPSRSKVLEMQALYEGLMKEERGNS; from the coding sequence ATGATTTCACCAATGAAAGTGCCAGAAATCGAACACCGCACATTTGAATTGACACATTACGATGGTGTAAAACGCACGGTATATTGTACTGATGTAGAAACAGAGTTTCCTGATGGCTGTCTGATTACTTCCAGAACAGATCTGAAGGGAATTATCACTCATGCAAATGAAGTATTTGTACACATGAGTGGCTGGTCGCGCGATGAACTGATGGGTGCCGAGCACTATATTTTACGCCATCCTGATATGCCCAAAGTAGCTTATAAAGATTTGTGGGATACTGTAGAGCAAGGAAAAAAATGGCATGGCTATGTAAAAAACCTGCGTAAAGACGGTGGTTTTTACTGGGTTTACGCTACGATAGTACCCAATATCCGCGATGGTGTTATTGAAGGTTATACCTCTGTACGACGCAAACCTTCCCGCAGTAAAGTATTAGAAATGCAGGCATTATATGAAGGCCTCATGAAAGAAGAGCGGGGTAACTCATGA
- a CDS encoding pseudouridine synthase: protein MNQAKKKLTKRQIRDGVASKSNKHVSGRLSGNKTKSALRQQNNTGGKADSSVITANTKTKVQRAKKLVQRTPNQEIQQRARMLKDQRISLEKMEPVRLQKALAASGAGSRREMEQWISQGLVRVNGKVAQLGDKITPDDEVSVRGSAINIKWPDRLPRIMVYYKQEGEIVSRDDPQGRVSVFDRLPQTASSRWVAIGRLDINTCGLLILTTSGELVNRFAHPSFEVEREYAVRVLGELSEEQKQSLLNGVELEDGIAQAQHLWEQGGEGANKWYNIIIKEGRNREVRRLFESQGLTVSRLVRVRFGPIALPNRLKRGQYYELNEFEVANIMKWAGLYQSESSKKR from the coding sequence ATGAATCAAGCTAAGAAAAAATTAACTAAACGTCAGATACGCGACGGAGTAGCCAGTAAAAGCAATAAACATGTTTCCGGGCGGCTCTCCGGCAATAAGACCAAATCAGCTCTCAGACAGCAAAATAATACAGGTGGTAAAGCGGATAGTTCTGTAATTACAGCTAATACAAAAACGAAAGTACAGCGTGCCAAAAAACTGGTGCAGCGTACGCCTAATCAAGAAATTCAGCAACGGGCACGGATGCTGAAAGACCAGCGTATCAGTCTGGAAAAAATGGAGCCTGTGAGACTGCAAAAAGCTCTTGCTGCTTCTGGTGCCGGTTCAAGACGGGAAATGGAGCAGTGGATTAGCCAGGGACTGGTACGTGTTAATGGTAAAGTGGCTCAATTGGGAGACAAAATCACACCGGATGATGAAGTCAGTGTGCGCGGTTCTGCTATTAATATCAAATGGCCGGATCGTTTGCCGCGCATTATGGTTTATTACAAACAAGAAGGTGAAATTGTCAGCCGTGATGATCCGCAGGGAAGAGTCAGTGTATTTGACCGCTTGCCTCAGACAGCCAGCAGTCGCTGGGTAGCTATTGGTCGTCTGGATATCAATACATGCGGGTTATTGATATTAACCACTTCCGGCGAACTAGTTAACCGGTTTGCTCATCCGAGTTTTGAAGTAGAACGCGAATATGCTGTTCGTGTTCTGGGTGAACTGAGTGAAGAACAGAAACAGAGTTTGCTCAATGGTGTCGAACTGGAAGATGGTATTGCTCAGGCTCAGCATCTGTGGGAACAGGGCGGTGAGGGAGCAAATAAATGGTACAACATCATCATTAAAGAGGGTCGCAACCGAGAGGTAAGGCGTTTATTTGAAAGTCAGGGGCTGACCGTAAGCCGTCTGGTTCGCGTGCGTTTCGGACCGATTGCTTTACCAAATAGGCTGAAACGTGGTCAGTATTACGAGCTAAATGAATTTGAAGTAGCCAATATTATGAAATGGGCTGGTTTATATCAGTCTGAGTCTTCAAAAAAACGGTAA